accacccgcatcctcagttatgtccgcgacacctccatcagcgcccgcttgtcctcagttatatccgcgcatagggtggcagaatagaggtccgcaacacccgcgtcctcagttatatccgcgcatagggcggaagaatagaggtccgcgacacccgcgcgtcctcggttatatccgcgcatagggcggcagaatagaggtccgcgacaccggcgcgtcctcggttatatccgcgcatagggcggcagaatagaggtccgcgacaccggcgcgtcctcagttatatccacgcatagggcggcagaatagaggtccgcgacaccggcgcgtcctcagttatatccgcgcatagggcggcagaatagaggtccgcgacaccggcgcgtcctcggttatatccgcgcatagggcggcagaatagaggtccgcgacaccggcgcgtcctcagttatatccgcgcatagggcggcagaatagaggtccgcgacaccggcgcgtcctcagttatatccgcgcatagggcggcagaatagaggtccgcgacaccggcacgccctcagttatatccgcgcatagggcggcagaatagaggtccactgGAAGATGGAGCTTTCACAACAataccgtggcgccgcttcaagtgagatttcagattagtcgtactgcccgcgtattttacagatgcgcggcacacttttgcaaattgcatctgtcctgtcatgtcgtccatccttaaatccataatgttgccatactttagatttaaaactaagtgaggaaaaaaatgtttgttttgcttctcgcgctttctgagggcgcaccactagcttcatccgcacacctgatacactgagttgtagtgaaagtgtacacatccgcaaatccgttaggcttactttatgtaggtcgattaaattatgcgccaaaaacaggttgacaacacttgttaataaataaaaaatacattctatattaaaaatataagctgtatctcggaaaaaccgatgcatctcgcaaaaaccgatgcatctcgatttgcttccaaaatttcattcatcctctgctgctctaccgatgcactcgcatcgtgcacgcgcatgaccgcgtatcgatacatatcgattaatcttcccatccctagttttCTCTGATCAGATAGCTATTTTATTTGAGAAAATGATTCCATTTACAGTTGGCCACATAAATGCATCTTCAAATCCCACACTATATTCGAATTTAACTAGGTTACTtatacgataaccagcgatcgttctacagagatcgctggttctctcaCATTatccatggactacacttccgccttcttctggactacataAGCATATGTAGCTGAGctaataagtataaaataaacaaatgcaaattattAGTGAACTTCATCAAAACTTgactttttaattacttttgttttatattttcttttcttaattatAGTGTACTGTATATAGTTTTGATGGAGATGTTTTTTTATGCGGAACCATGTTGGCAAATGTTTATGGAGAGCACATATTAGTGGCGCACACAGCGActcatgggctgtttctcaatatgcgttcttcagcggtcttgcgtcctcgtgaaACTTCATCATcggctgcctaagttcagtttcaatactcaagaacgcaagtacggaggacgcgtgaaacttcccggatgtgttcttgatatcgaggatgcaccgatgcagacttgagcaccgaacttgctctggaagtcccagaagtcattgcgactggaggtgggaagcgcagcattttatctagatttcttattaaagttcatagatattacttatttacctcaggagtttccctaaatgaaacggtgacagtaaacattaccatggacatcttaataaaggaataaacacattcagggtgtttgtttgctgaaattcgtattaaaatctgttttatttatgttgtgcaacacatatatataatgtttttatgcaaagtatatattttgaaaaggggaaaaacaataaattgttgtatgaatgctgtaatgtttaaataatttaccatttaaaacacgtgaaggtcatgtgaccatcaggaagaacgcagcatctcaattctcaaagcacgcgttctctgccctcgcggtcttctgagttcgttcttccgaggacacctggcaagaccggtctccacaagaacgcaagtccgttctctgcgttcttggaattgagaaacagccatgcgGTGTGGGCAGGCAGCGCCATCTTCAGTGTTGAATTCGCCGCTGACTGAATTAGTTGCATGCTCTCTCGCTCTGCTAACGCGAGCCTGGTAAGGATTTTCAAGCGAGTTCACTGTGTTTTTTTATGTGACAGTGGATGTATAAACGTGATAACACTATGATGTACCGAAAATGAATGTTAATAATCAAATTTGAGTGCTTAAAGTGACTTTCCTTTCTAATTGGCAGAGTGGGAAAAGAGAGATGTTTTCGGCATATTATCGTGCTCTCTGTGTTTTTGCAggtatgtttattatgttttgttaagTGATGTAAGTTGTGTAAAATGAGGTCTGTTTGCAAAGCAATATAATTTTGCATATATTAATGTATTTCACagtgttaaatgtttatttgtgtatcttttCTGATATTTGACACTATTTTTCATTCCATTGCTAACTAATTTAGCGACCAGTGAAACATTATATTCCTTTTACAAGTTACCTGATGTATACTATAATGTTTATTCTTTACTGCTAATTTTTGTggtctatttattttcttttacctaTTGTTTTTGTCAATTTGTTGGCTATTATTAATGCAGCTAGTGTTGAATTCGCCGCTGACTGAATTAGTTGCATGCTCTCTCGCTCCGCTAACGCGAGCCTGAGTGGGAAAAGAGACACATTTTCGGCATATTATTGTGCTCTCTGTGTTTTTGCAGATTAAACCAAACTTGAGACCTCCAACGTCGCTGTCgtcttattgaaaaaaaaaaaaaacacacaaccagAGTAAAACTGCTACACATACATgctctccggtcacactcacgcTTGCTCACTCACctagactgattacacacgctatcacctgaggactttcagagactgattagacacccttcataagccactcattcacccttccagtttgccgagtcttgctTGCtttcagtgacattacaacgcgcttctccttgtcttgttttctccgtgtttagaccaagtgtgccgcaagcctgcgtttgagtgaaggtctcggccgttagatcgccccctgggggctggctgcagtacaagtcataaagcccgcctcctccgtgttaatgaaggagacttgagcccaaataaaaaaatttattacacttgcaataaaatatcccgaaagatagttctggtcgattaggcactggttattgtgctgaaataggtgcagatcttcatttttgtaaacagtttgtttttagcagtaatttaatgctgggcgtgtcatcgtgattgacagcggtgattgacagtttctcaaagcagcgcgtctgagcttcggcaggagactgaagtgttattattcgatttctgtgtttttttccatgacaaaatgagttcagcagtgaactacagtttctgacatacatgatcctggtggaacactgtttattcgctaaggtcagggcttttttcgggctttattagtttgctgatacacgcctaaccacccagatagcaaaacacagttccggctagattctcgcctgccggagaattatcccttagagctcagactgactaatgttacctctgctggacctactccggatgcctggactcactacccgattccagcccgagtcaatcgagccagatgcggcggccgagtgagccggcgctgccgcatgcgagccggaatcagcccgcgacgccgcgagtaggttatgcgctgcggtccggagctggcgcgattgaatatataaacccctcatatttgttaacgttattacatctatttgtgttgatatgacagcaaacacatgctgagaagttcgggggacgtggttgattttacataaagcgtttggttggaagctcgactccgctcattttcgcggctccttctctggctccatcagacagtccttctgcgcatgtcaaggctccaatttcagcagtcttttgcgtcagtttgtgcccgtcaagcaggcgttttgccctcaaggcgttcaatgggaaaaggggctgtcgcgtcgtccatattttttacagtcattggtttagaCCCTAGCCTCGTTTAcccttgttctcctgtttagccgcctgccttatgaCCTATTGCCTGAATATtgattacgactctggatttgcctgcataTACCTGTtaacacctgatttgaccattacTCGCCTGAtcttgaataaacctgcatattggatcttacttCCTGTTGTGTGTGTCCCCCCCCGGCGTTACATTTACGCCCTGTAAAGCATTAGATACACAGAAATGtttgcatttagtcatttagcggaCACCgttatccaaagtgacttgcaactgaggaggcattcagcgattcaacaagaggcAATACAACCAAGAAGCGCTACTCATACAAGGGAACTGTTAGTGATGAAAGTTCTAAGAGCTAGATTGAGGAGGAGACTTTTTTGTCAATTGAATGAATGCTCAAGTGTTAGTGGAGGAGATGACGGTTTGAATGATACCAGTGCACCAGCAGTCCATGAGGAAATAGGAAGATCACTCCAACAGCGAGGAACATAGAAAGAAAGGTGTCTGGAAAACGATTTAGAGCCTTTCTGTGACTGCACCAATAAGGCCACTCACTGACCAGTGGTAGGCTGCTGGACGGGATGTAAACTTTCAGGAGGGTACAGAGCCAGTGGCTGTTCTGTAAGCAAGCAGACGAGCTGCAGTGTTTCGGATCATTTGTAGAGGTTCAAGAATGCAAGAACAGCCAAAAGATCATTACAGTAGTCCTACCAAGAAAGGACGATCTTGGACTAGACGTTGTACAGAATGATCGGCCAGGCcacttcagtgggcgaccatgtgagagttgcagagagctggcTGCCCGcattaaggactaaatgtctgctgtgtgtagtttttctgtaactgataacatatcagagactgtaagggtctgtacgTGTTCATATATATTgcatctatttgtttattttatataaattcagACGTTAAAGTAGACTATTTAGCActttcattgatctgcagttataatcaaatcatgttcgtAGAAAGGTTAgaaaagtatttatgtgtataaagcatctgttttgtgatgctgcgttcacaccagacgcggaacgcgcgtcaagcgcgagtgatttacatgttaagtcaatgcaaacgcgcgaatagacatcctgtggcacgaattgcgcgaatggcggggggcaaattgagcgttttgcgcttGCGTTTcacgcgaatctctcgagttcgaaaatctaaacttcagcggacattcacgccgcattaaccaatcagaagcttgcttttgtgggggcgtgattgtgacgtagaacctgttgatggtgtcccgggggaaatcctccaggcgacaccgacaacaattcatcaaactgggcttggctcagtcagaagcaccgttgaaagcctccgtgatccaggttcagtttctggaggagtttatgagcttacagagctggatgcacctctgaaagcatgtagtggactcagacacgaccctaaacataTCGATGCTgattttcagccttcataaagtatataaacactgttattttcttcatagaatccatgttagccatttagcaacaatgCTACAGTCAccgagcagacagaagccctgcccagcACGCGAATTCaggtctgttctgaagtgaatttgacacgcgaattaAGCGGATTTCACGcacgaatgaagtgagtaaactgaaatgttcacgcggctatttacacgcgaatatcgccatttatccgcgcgttccgcgtctggtgtgaacacagcattagaagtGTTTCTCATATGAAACATGAACGACCCGTACGGATTTACATTTACTCGAGTAAAAATGACGTCATCTGAAACACGccagtggaaatgcaagcttgataaacgtgacccgtaccgacctgtatcgtacctctcagtggaaatgagccataaAGATAACTATAAATCAACCCATAAGCATTATACAAAACAGTGTCTTCTTGATTAAAGTGTTACACATGAAAATGTGATCAACCCAAGTTAGTTTTCATGTGTAACACTTTTACCACaccacatttgtgttttttttttttttgtttagcaaGCAAGTTTTTCCACTACTGACAGGTGAAATATCTCTAACCTTTGTGGGTTCTCATGTGGTAATCCAGGTTGTTTTTCTGTGTAAAACTCCTGTCACATTGTCGGCAGCTAAAacgtttctctccagtgtgaattctcatgtgaacGTGAAGGTTTTGCTTTTGAGTGAAACCCTTTCCACATATTTGGCAGAtgaaaggcttctctccagtgtgaactctcatgtggtcCATAACGTGTGCTTTTTGACTGAAACCCTTTCCACATTTTGGGCAAGTAAACGGCTTCAgaccagtgtgaattctcatgtgaacTTTAAGGTTTTGGGTTTGTGTGAAACACTTTCCACATTGCTGGCAGGTAAGATCTTTCTCGccggtgtgaactctcatgtgagctGTGAGGTATTGATTTAGAGAAAAACACTTCCCGCACTGCTTGCAGGtgaacggcttctctccggtgtgaattctcatgtggtttTTAAGGTTTTGTCCATTTCTAAAATGCTTCCCACAGTGACAGCACTTGAATTTAGATTCGGTTTCCTGAACTCCTGAGGATTTTTCATCAGTCCATAAGCCTCGTCTCTTATACTGATCTATTTCCTCCATTTCATTAAGTTCTccagtctcttctttcagcaccatccAACCtgaagcaaacaaataaacaagtcaGCCCCAGtttaaacacaaagcaacagaGATGAAGATTAATATAATAGCATGTAGGCATCAAAACCAACAACATGCATGTTAGCTTTAATGAGCACCCAGCTgccttactctttcctcgacatTGATAAGATAACTCTTCAATTAAGAGACCATGCTTTACCACCATTGGTGAATTTTTAAGACTATCTGTGttttaggctgctttcacacctacacttttgtttcggaacgcatctcgtttgcccagttagcgcggttcgtttggcatatgtgaacagggcaatcgggctctgttccgcgccaaagtaatcgctccgagatcgcttga
The Danio rerio strain Tuebingen ecotype United States chromosome 4, GRCz12tu, whole genome shotgun sequence genome window above contains:
- the si:cabz01021428.1 gene encoding uncharacterized protein si:cabz01021428.1 isoform X2, coding for MVLKEETGELNEMEEIDQYKRRGLWTDEKSSGVQETESKFKCCHCGKHFRNGQNLKNHMRIHTGEKPFTCKQCGKCFSLNQYLTAHMRVHTGEKDLTCQQCGKCFTQTQNLKVHMRIHTGLKPFTCPKCGKGFSQKAHVMDHMRVHTGEKPFICQICGKGFTQKQNLHVHMRIHTGEKRFSCRQCDRSFTQKNNLDYHMRTHKGLMVLKQETQELNEMEEVDQKHSLRTDKKSTIQETKSYMCRHCEKSFCREKNLEIHLRVHFGDELFTCKQCGQGFNQIQNLEDHMRTHTGQKPFTCRKCGKSFAQKAHLIDHMKVHTGEKPFVCYLCGKGFTQKQNLQVHMNLHTGEKRFNCQQCEKSFSVKHTLIMHMRVHTGEKPYACSGCGKAFKQKSGLYSHNKVYKH